Below is a genomic region from Zea mays cultivar B73 chromosome 9, Zm-B73-REFERENCE-NAM-5.0, whole genome shotgun sequence.
GTGAGGCGCGCGCCGAGGCCGACGCGCGGCGCGCCGTGGAGGAGCTGGCTCGGGCGCGGGACGAGCACCTCGAGAAGGCGGAGGTGAACGCCCGCTCGGCCGCGGACGAGATCGCGCGCTCCCGCGCCGACCGCGGTGCCGCCGGTGGCGGCGGCATCCTGGAGAGCGTGCAGGAGGGCGCCAGGTCCTTGGCCAGCGCCGTGGGCCGCACCTTCGGTGGCGCCAAGGACGCGACCGTGGACAAGACCTCGCAGACGGCGCACACCGCGGGCGACAAGCTCGGCGAGTACAGGGACTACACCGCCGACAAGGCCCGGGAGGCCAACGACAGCGTCTCGCGTAAGACGGGCGAGACGGCGGAGGCCACCCGGAACAAGCTGGGCGAGTACAAGGACAGCGCCGTGGAGAAGGCGAGGGAGACCAAGGACGCGGTGGCGCAGAAGACGAGCGAGACCGCGGAGGCGACCAAGAACAAGCTCGGGGAGTACAAGGACGCGGCGGCCGGCAAGGCGCGGGAGGCCGCGGACACCACCGCCGGCAAGGCGAGGGAGGCCAAGGACGCGACCATGCAGAAGGCCCAGGAGACGAGGGACGCCACCGCCGACAAGGCGAGGGAGGCGAGAGACGTGACCAGGCAGAAGGCGGGCGAGTACACCGACGCCAGCAGGGAGGCCGCGCAGGAGGCCAGGGACAGGTCCCGAGCCACAGCACAGACCGCCGCTGACAAGGCTAGGGAGACGGCCAGCACTCACGACACTGATAGGTATGTGACGTAGCAGTGAAGAATTCTAGTGTAGTTGGATGATCGATGACGTACTGTGCTCTACACAACCACACTTCGCAGGGAGCAGGGACAAGGTCTGCTGGGGGCGCTGGGGAACGTGACGGGCGCGATCAAGGAGAAGCTGACGCTGGGCCAAGGTCAGCACGTCGACGTCCGGCTGGGCGGCGAGGACGAGCGCGCGGCGAAGGAACGCGCGGCGGAGAAGGCGG
It encodes:
- the LOC100193918 gene encoding Late embryogenesis abundant protein 17, which codes for MASRQNTREARAEADARRAVEELARARDEHLEKAEVNARSAADEIARSRADRGAAGGGGILESVQEGARSLASAVGRTFGGAKDATVDKTSQTAHTAGDKLGEYRDYTADKAREANDSVSRKTGETAEATRNKLGEYKDSAVEKARETKDAVAQKTSETAEATKNKLGEYKDAAAGKAREAADTTAGKAREAKDATMQKAQETRDATADKAREARDVTRQKAGEYTDASREAAQEARDRSRATAQTAADKARETASTHDTDREQGQGLLGALGNVTGAIKEKLTLGQGQHVDVRLGGEDERAAKERAAEKAASVYFEEKDRLMQQRAAERVDQCVEKCVEGCAGSSCVHRQGKM